The proteins below are encoded in one region of Triticum aestivum cultivar Chinese Spring chromosome 1B, IWGSC CS RefSeq v2.1, whole genome shotgun sequence:
- the LOC123098271 gene encoding protein FAR1-RELATED SEQUENCE 5-like, translating into MLDLNELPPDLNELPHDMDQQQPSIQQGNCTENGRYVYYTQASRDGNPTGHDNVAGQSSARGAPVVVSLQSESHTLDDTGTEANVPGPTRTELEAGAFDRVVQVEEGEDEAGSQPMEPYVGMRFDSLQIAKDHYNSYALRMGFSIKMNTSRRTPRTNELIKQQFCCNKFKKSKADDGGAGAPPYLDPIPDPTSVNSDEEMEEEPPIFDEEDAGTSKKKKKRKRETIKQTECKAKMLVKLIDGRWEVTHFVRDHNHPLVNKSSLSKYLRSHQGISPDEKEFLRILYNCNLTTGRMMHVMAEFYGSEMMVPFGPKAITNLCTSFRRDDTKEGDLIETIAHFKDIQKTDPDFFYKVKYDEEDRVVNIFWVDGLARKAYVEAYHDCISFNTTYMTNLYNMPFAPFIGINRHGQSFMLGCAFVRQELASSFDWVFGAFLEAMDGKPPDNFITDQDGAMRQSIQSIFPIIVHHCCRWHIMKKAQEKVGWLLCRNPGLSDDFNKCVDFSFTIDELEQNWAGLMIKYEAMAHTHFEKLYEYRSTWVPCYFKHRFFPFLQSTQRSEGFNAVLKRYVNPHNSMLNFVKQYEKIQNHILAKEGCNDYRTQHLEIELWSNFPIEKQAYKTYTRDLYRKFREEFELIGRYNAFQVGVDVFELRPNQEFVAKYGSRNYLVRARVEERSYLCECCKMDKDGILCCHILKVFTHIGVDVIPQRYLLRRWTPTVVPSAPGTGYEKPDEMPPQSKKQIRERNMIYDFRKLAKFASGSDPAQAIVYKHMRAARTEIGHLNKSKKRKNPTAATGPSDDGNPRGPPPPLGSNQGGHHPVMHICDVNPQGPPPPPGCTRHPPPPPPPHAPPNGPTGSTQGARRLGDANPQRPPPPPGPTSSALCATPNGPTGRTQGAHNPGDYNPSTITGRATAGDRDGPTAPLEAASLAQASDDFVPRDPPRSTTKGRAKSRRYKSALELHPKKKNKCSQCQSREHTAGVCPERLL; encoded by the exons atgcTTGATCTCAATGAGTTGCCTCCAGATCTCAATGAGCTTCCTCATGATATGGATCAGCAGCAACCCAGCATACAACAAGGAAACTGCACAGAAAATGGTCGATATGTTTACTACACGCAGGCAAGTCGTGATGGTAACCCTACGGGCCATGACAATGTGGCAGGCCAGTCATCAGCCCGTGGTGCCCCTGTAGTGGTGTCTTTGCAGTCAGAGAGCCATACTCTTGATGACACAGGAACCGAGGCAAATGTTCCTGGTCCAACCAGGACTGAGCTAGAAGCTGGGGCTTTTGACAGAGTTGTGCAAGtagaagaaggagaggatgaggctggttctcaacctatggaaccctatgttggcatgaggtttgacagccttcaaattgctaaggatcaCTACAACAGTTACGCACTACGGATGGGTTTCTCTATCAAGATGAACACCTCTAGACGGACACCCCGCACCAATGAATTGATAAAACAACAGTTTTGCTGCAACAAGTTCAAGAAGTCCAAAGCTGATGATGGAGGAGCTGGGGCTCCTCCTTACCTGGACCCTATTCCAGATCCAACATCTGTTaacagtgatgaggagatggaagaagaACCTCCAATATTTGATGAAGAGGATGCTGGTactagtaagaagaagaagaagcgcaaaCGTGAGACAATAAAGCAGACTGAATGCAAGGCGAAAATGTTGGTGAAGCTGATAGATGGGCGATGGGAGGTGACGCACTTTGTTCGTGACCACAATCATCCGCTCGTGAACAAATCTTCATTGTCCAAatacttgagatcccaccaaggcatCTCGCCTGATGAAAAGGAGTTTCTGCGCATCTTGTATAACTGCAACTTGACTACAG gacgaatgatgcatgtaatggcagagttctatggatctgagatgatggtgccgttcggaccaaaggcaataacaaatctttgtacaagtttccgtagagatgacacaaaggagggtGATCTGATTGAGACAATTGCGCACTTCAAGGATATACAAAAAACCGATCCAGACTTCTTCTATAAGGTGAAATATGATGAAGAGGACAGAGTTGTCAACATATTTTGGGTGGACGGCTTAGCTCGAAAAGCTTATGTGGAGGCGTACCACGATTGCATATCGTTTAACACCACCTACATGACCAACTTGTACAATATGCCGTTCGCGCCCTTCATAGGAATAAACCGACATGGCCAATCTTTCATGCTGGGTTGCGCGTTTGTGAGGCAGGAGTTGGCATCGAGCTTTGATTGGGTCTTTGGAGCATTCCTAGAGGCTATGGATGGCAAACCTCCTGACAACTTCATCACCGATCAGGATGGTGCGATGAGGCAGTCAATACAGAGCATCTTTCCAATCATCGTGCACCATTGTTGTCGATGGCACATCATGAAAAAGGCTCAGGAAAAGGTTGGTTGGTTGCTGTGCCGGAATCCAGGACTCTCTGATGATTTCAACAAGTGtgttgacttcagcttcactatagACGAGCTTGAGCAGAATTGGGCTGGGTTAATGATCAAGTATGAGGCTATGGCACACACGCACTTTGAGAAGTTGTACGAATACAGGTCAACTTGGGTGCCGTGCTACTTCAAACACAGGTTCTTTCCCTTCCTCCAGTCTACACAGCGTAGTGAGGGgttcaacgccgtcctcaaaagatatgtgaacccacacaactcaatgttgaacttcgtcaagcaatatgaaaaaatacagaaccacatccttgccaaggaaggctgcaATGATTACAGGACACAACACCTTGAGATTGAGTTGTGGTCCAACTTCCCAATAGAGAAGCAAGCTTACAAAACCTATACTAGAGACCTTTACCGCAAGTTTAGAGAAGAGTTTGAGCTGATTGGACGTTATAATGCATTCCAAGTTGGTGTTGATGTGTTTGAGCTCAGACCGAACCAGGAATTTGTTGCGAAATATGGTTCTCGAAACTACTTGGTGCGGGCAAGGGTGGAGGAGCGTTCCTATTTGTGTGAGTGTTGTAAAATGGACAAGGACGGCATCCTCTGTTGCCACATCCTCAAGGTGTTCACCCATATTGGCGTTGATGTCATACCGCAAAGATACCTGCTAAGACGGTGGACACCTACTGTTGTACCTAGTGCGCCAGGGACTGGTTATGAGAAACCGGATGAAATGCCTCCTCAATCAAAGAAGCAGATAAGGGAGAGGAACATGATATACGATTTTCGGAAACTAGCAAAGTTTGCGAGTGGTTCTGATCCAGCACAAGCTATTGTATACAAGCATATGCGTGCAGCACGTACCGAGATCGGCCACCTGAACAAGTCCAAGAAAAGGAAAAACCCGACTGCTGCAACGGGGCCATCAGAtgatggcaaccctcgaggacctcctccacctctaGGCAGCAATCAGGGGGGTCATcatccag TTATGCATATATGTGATGTCAACCCTCAAGgacctcctccccctcctggctgtacacggcatcctccgccacctcctcccccgcaTGCTCCTCCCAATGGCCCTACAGGCAGCACTCAGGGGGCTCGTCGTCTAG GTGATGCCAACCCTCAAAGACCTCCTCCCCCGCCAGGCCCAACTAGCAGTGCCCTTTGTGCTACTCCCAATGGACCTACAGGCAGGACTCAGGGGGCTCATAACCCAG GCGACTACAATCCAAGTACCATAACAGGCCGTGCTACTGCAG GTGATCGTGACGGTCCTACTGCCCCGTTGGAGGCTGCATCCCTTGCACAAGCTTCTGATGATTTTGTGCCCAGGGATCCTCCAAGGTCTACTACAAAGGGTAGGGCAAAAAGTCGACGGTACAAATCGGCGCTGGAGCTAcacccaaagaagaaaaacaaatgcagcCAGTGCCAATCTAGAGAGCACACTGCTGGTGTGTGTCCAGAGAGGCTCCTATGA
- the LOC123144892 gene encoding uncharacterized protein, whose amino-acid sequence MAVDDTEPSSSPALAASGAVKASSCGRRTTTARHRQPSPAMSRPALQHHVSRASSSMAMIVSRLELESNSELQGSDQLVVVVSNCCRCCIAFYCGRTRRNCRPNWKTTVQPCRLPWSKWLLCEYQISGCSSIAGLIHVSELRPSSPSRNCTGQLIIEFGSPFYLLSVLSLQSSEEVSVVFMTNGEAVTLKVSQPSVKASMATTACSTKSASFNRLYRA is encoded by the exons ATGGCCGTGGACGACACGGAACCCTCTTCTTCGCCAGCACTAGCGGCGTCAGGAGCGGTGAAGGCCAGCAGCTGCGGACGCCGTACGACCACGGCCCGGCACAGGCAGCCATCTCCGGCCATGTCACGCCCAGCCCTGCAACACCACGTCAGCAGGGCATCGAGTTCAATGGCGATG ATTGTCTCAAGGTTGGAGCTGGAGTCCAACTCTGAGCTCCAGGGGAGCGACCAGCTCGTGGTCGTGGTGTCTAATTGCTGCAG ATGCTGCATTGCATTCTATTGTGGGAGAACAAGAAGGAACTGCAGACCAAATTGGAAGACAACAG TCCAGCCTTGTAGGCTACCATGGAG CAAGTGGTTGTTATGTGAGTACCAAATTTCTGGTTGTTCATCGATTGCTGGTCTTATTCATGTTTCTGAGCTTCGCCCATCATCGCCATCAAG AAATTGCACTGGTCAGTTGATCATCGAGTTTGGTTCGCCGTTTTATCTGCTCAGTGTGTTGTCTCTGCAGTCCAG TGAGGAAGTGAGTGTTGTCTTCATGACTAATGGTGAAGCAGTGACATTAAAAGTTTCACAGCCATCTGTGAAAGCATCAATGGCAACCACTGCGTGTTCAACTAAATCTGCAAGTTTCAACAGGCTTTACAGGGCATga
- the LOC123144907 gene encoding F-box protein At5g49610, with protein sequence MMGGSKRKSAIPSCGEAGKITAEAFPSSKRKKALLLSLCARLLPDDMMLEVLLRLPVKSVLRFRAVCRSWDALLSSKDFCSLHMATCKVLPPAPKLLVVSPTEKLDSATVCSYSPSGPRDDLLFTIDSARPNSVEVLTPSPCCGLTLLYDAAALAYYVCNAATRAVARLPPYCDRARDFTAGLGFDAPTREYKVVRLINGLAHEDILRCEVYTPGADCWRPAAGGVPFRWSKFAHSAVGHAMMSKIQPVFANGFLHWLISPSLLIRRPRAAIILFSVAEETFGSVRSPPFWGSREHVRPWSQSEGEHLVVMDDQVCIVRNLRNGTPHGSALEIWGLLDYGSGDWTLNHRIDLSGHIRRELGEPQAVRVIGSLGNCRSGKKIVIATSKHWVYEKFHKKVYTYDPSCQVLEGILSVTETHTSVPCFIPGSRFSLFEESLAPVHKRDEEVALSYTLAKATKQTTTPS encoded by the coding sequence ATGATGGGTGGCAGCAAGAGAAAGAGTGCCATCCCATCCTGTGGCGAGGCTGGGAAGATTACGGCAGAGGCGTTCCCAAGCAGCAAGAGGAAGAAGGCCCTTCTACTATCTCTTTGTGCACGGTTGCTTCCTGATGACATGATGTTGGAGGTGCTACTTCGTCTCCCTGTCAAATCCGTTCTCCGCTTCCGGGCCGTTTGTCGCTCTTGGGATGCACTCCTCTCCTCCAAGGATTTCTGCAGCCTCCACATGGCGACCTGTAAGGTGCTGCCACCAGCACCAAAGCTACTGGTGGTCTCACCCACAGAAAAATTGGACTCCGCCACAGTATGCTCATACTCACCGTCAGGCCCGAGAGATGATTTACTCTTCACCATTGACTCTGCACGTCCCAACTCTGTGGAAGTACTGACGCCCTCACCATGCTGTGGCCTCACCCTTCTATATGACGCCGCCGCGCTAGCTTACTATGTTTGCAATGCAGCCACACGGGCAGTCGCACGTCTGCCACCTTACTGTGATCGTGCACGTGATTTTACTGCTGGGTTGGGATTTGATGCCCCGACAAGGGAGTACAAGGTAGTGAGGTTGATCAATGGGCTTGCCCACGAGGACATCCTCAGGTGTGAAGTGTACACACCAGGGGCTGATTGCTGGAGGCCTGCAGCTGGAGGAGTACCCTTCAGGTGGTCCAAGTTTGCACATTCTGCAGTTGGTCATGCTATGATGAGCAAAATACAACCTGTGTTTGCCAACGGATTCCTGCACTGGTTGATCAGTCCTTCTCTTCTCATCAGAAGGCCAAGAGCTGCCATCATATTGTTTTCTGTCGCAGAGGAGACCTTCGGATCCGTCCGTTCACCACCGTTCTGGGGATCAAGAGAGCACGTACGCCCCTGGTCCCAGTCAGAAGGAGAGCATCTGGTCGTGATGGATGACCAGGTGTGTATTGTCCGGAACCTTCGCAACGGAACCCCTCATGGTAGTGCCCTGGAGATTTGGGGGCTGCTGGATTACGGCTCTGGTGATTGGACGCTAAATCATCGAATCGATTTGTCCGGGCACATCAGAAGAGAATTAGGCGAGCCACAGGCTGTGAGAGTTATTGGTTCTCTTGGCAATTGCAGGTCGGGGAAGAAGATTGTCATTGCTACTAGCAAGCACTGGGTTTATGAAAAGTTTCATAAAAAAGTTTACACCTATGATCCTAGCTGTCAGGTTCTAGAGGGCATTCTTTCGGTCACTGAGACACACACCTCTGTTCCATGCTTCATCCCTGGTTCAAGATTCAGTTTATTTGAAGAGAGCCTTGCTCCAGTGCATAAAAGGGATGAAGAGGTTGCCCTGTCATATACCCTGGCTAAGGCAACTAAACAAACTACTACTCCAAGCTAA